The Microlunatus antarcticus genome window below encodes:
- a CDS encoding MFS transporter, which yields MLRQPKSVWAVAFACVIAFMGIGLVDPILPAISAQLGATTAQTELLFTSYLLVTGLAMFFTSFVSSRLGAKPTLLVGLALIVLFAALAGASGSVNEVIGFRAGWGLGNALFISTALATIVGAASGGADRAIILYEAALGLGIAIGPLLGGALGSISWRGPFFGTAVLMGVGLLAIVVLLGKIPAPTTRVPLSATFRALRNPALLTLGLTALFYNFGFFSLLAYTPFPLETAAKSAGYADFGAHELGLIFCGWGLCVAITSVFVAPRLTARLGRQRTLYAMLVLLALDLAAMAVLVDRLWVLVGCTIGGGLFLGVMNTVLTESAMEATELPRAVASSTYSGIRFVGGAIAPALAGVLAAAISPAAPYVVGAAALVVAIGVLLVGRQHLAHLDAHPEPEPVDEQAAVLTAADS from the coding sequence ATCCTGCGGCAGCCGAAGTCGGTCTGGGCCGTGGCGTTCGCGTGCGTCATCGCGTTCATGGGGATCGGCCTCGTCGACCCGATCCTGCCGGCGATCAGCGCCCAGCTCGGCGCCACGACGGCCCAGACGGAGCTGCTGTTCACCAGCTATCTGCTCGTCACCGGCCTCGCGATGTTCTTCACGAGCTTCGTCTCCAGCCGGCTCGGCGCCAAGCCCACGCTGCTCGTCGGTCTGGCCCTGATCGTGCTCTTCGCCGCGCTGGCCGGCGCGAGCGGCTCGGTGAACGAGGTCATCGGCTTCCGGGCGGGCTGGGGGCTCGGGAACGCGCTGTTCATCTCGACCGCGCTGGCCACGATCGTCGGCGCGGCGAGCGGCGGCGCCGACCGCGCGATCATCCTGTACGAGGCCGCGCTCGGCCTGGGCATCGCCATCGGCCCCCTGCTGGGTGGAGCGCTGGGCAGCATCAGCTGGCGGGGGCCGTTCTTCGGCACTGCAGTGCTGATGGGCGTCGGGCTGCTGGCCATCGTCGTGCTGCTGGGGAAGATCCCCGCGCCGACCACTCGGGTGCCGCTGTCCGCCACGTTCCGAGCGCTGCGGAACCCGGCGCTGCTGACCCTCGGGCTGACGGCGCTCTTCTACAACTTCGGCTTCTTCTCCCTCCTCGCCTACACGCCCTTCCCGCTCGAGACCGCGGCGAAGAGCGCCGGCTACGCCGACTTCGGCGCGCACGAGCTCGGCCTGATCTTCTGCGGCTGGGGGCTGTGCGTGGCCATCACCTCGGTCTTCGTCGCGCCGCGGCTGACGGCCCGTCTCGGGCGGCAGCGGACCCTCTACGCGATGCTCGTGCTGCTGGCCCTCGACCTGGCCGCGATGGCCGTGCTCGTGGACCGGCTCTGGGTGCTGGTCGGCTGCACCATCGGGGGCGGCCTCTTCCTCGGCGTGATGAACACGGTGCTGACGGAGTCGGCCATGGAGGCCACGGAGCTGCCCCGCGCCGTCGCCTCGTCGACCTACTCCGGCATCCGCTTCGTCGGAGGCGCCATCGCCCCGGCCCTGGCCGGCGTGCTGGCCGCGGCCATCAGCCCGGCCGCTCCGTACGTGGTCGGCGCGGCTGCGCTCGTCGTCGCGATCGGCGTCCTGCTGGTCGGTCGGCAGCACCTGGCGCACCTCGACGCCCACCCCGAGCCGGAGCCGGTGGACGAGCAGGCGGCCGTCCTCACCGCCGCCGACAGCTGA
- a CDS encoding PPOX class F420-dependent oxidoreductase — translation MTAPTLSPLPDALLTLLRGTAPCFVATVMPDGSPQLTETWVDTDGEHVVINTVEGFQKVRNLRRDPRVSLNVCDPTDVSRYYEVRGHVVDITAEGGWEHIEQLSQRYTGGPYQNYGGRPSVRLIVTIAVDKVRSPY, via the coding sequence GTGACCGCGCCGACCCTCTCGCCCCTGCCCGACGCCCTGCTGACCCTGCTGCGCGGGACCGCGCCCTGCTTCGTCGCGACAGTGATGCCCGACGGCTCGCCGCAGCTGACCGAGACCTGGGTCGACACCGACGGCGAGCACGTGGTGATCAACACCGTCGAGGGCTTCCAGAAGGTGCGCAACCTGCGCCGCGACCCCCGCGTCTCGCTCAACGTCTGCGACCCGACGGACGTCAGCCGCTACTACGAGGTCCGCGGGCACGTCGTCGACATCACCGCCGAGGGCGGCTGGGAGCACATCGAGCAGCTCTCGCAGCGCTACACCGGCGGTCCGTACCAGAACTACGGCGGCCGCCCGAGCGTCCGCCTGATCGTCACGATTGCCGTCGACAAGGTGCGTTCGCCCTACTGA
- a CDS encoding NAD(P)-dependent oxidoreductase: protein MRAAVLGTGVMGAGMVRSLRRADIEVNAWNRTRDKAEPLADDGARVYATAAEAVADADVVLVMLFDTEAVLEVMAEALPATGNGAVWVQCSTIGPEGTERVADLASRFGAPFVDAPVLGTKQPAEQGALVFLASGAKELRERVAPAFEAMGSKTIWVGTEPGRGSALKLVCNAFVGTLTAAVGQSVGLATQLGLDPQLFLDALDGGASDSPYVHLKGAMMLKDAYPASFALDGVRKDLGLIRAVEEQSGTRTTLTEAVVACFDAAAAQGHGADDMAAVVTAFRD, encoded by the coding sequence ATGCGAGCAGCGGTCCTGGGGACGGGTGTCATGGGTGCGGGGATGGTGCGGTCGCTGCGGCGGGCCGACATCGAGGTGAACGCGTGGAACCGCACCCGCGACAAGGCGGAACCGCTGGCCGACGACGGCGCCCGGGTGTACGCGACCGCGGCCGAGGCGGTCGCCGATGCCGACGTCGTGCTGGTGATGCTCTTCGACACCGAGGCCGTGCTCGAGGTCATGGCCGAGGCGCTCCCCGCGACCGGGAACGGGGCGGTCTGGGTGCAGTGCAGCACCATCGGGCCGGAGGGGACGGAACGTGTCGCCGACCTGGCGAGCCGCTTCGGCGCCCCGTTCGTCGACGCCCCGGTGCTGGGGACGAAGCAGCCGGCGGAGCAGGGCGCGCTGGTCTTCCTGGCGTCGGGCGCCAAGGAGCTGCGCGAGCGGGTGGCCCCCGCGTTCGAGGCCATGGGGTCGAAGACCATCTGGGTTGGCACCGAGCCCGGCCGCGGGTCGGCGCTCAAGCTCGTCTGCAACGCGTTCGTCGGGACCCTGACCGCCGCGGTGGGTCAGTCCGTCGGGCTGGCCACGCAGCTCGGGCTCGACCCGCAGCTGTTCCTGGACGCCCTCGACGGGGGTGCGAGCGACTCGCCGTACGTGCACCTGAAGGGCGCGATGATGCTGAAGGACGCGTACCCGGCGTCGTTCGCGCTCGACGGGGTCCGCAAGGACCTGGGGCTGATCCGGGCCGTCGAGGAGCAGTCCGGGACCCGGACGACGCTGACCGAGGCGGTCGTGGCCTGCTTCGACGCCGCCGCCGCGCAGGGGCACGGTGCCGACGACATGGCCGCGGTGGTCACCGCGTTCCGCGACTAG